A part of Aegilops tauschii subsp. strangulata cultivar AL8/78 chromosome 2, Aet v6.0, whole genome shotgun sequence genomic DNA contains:
- the LOC109733911 gene encoding probable long-chain-alcohol O-fatty-acyltransferase 4, producing the protein MWARTLSLKYTDNSRPPQRARQRTLLPDPSSSSAVLDRVTERQTPAVQCRWRQVATAMEFLLDSIPMVSLAAAVAVLYARVSSSLLRPGLPRLVALLPLFPFLAAAPLALTSSAIVRGTAAFFLTWLCAFKLALLAAGRGPLDPALPVLPFVFTSLLPVKLRPSGAGAPKAKPLPSLLSCAAKVAVIAAILRLYQYNARLHPYARRAVYGVHIYCFLDLFFPCIAAAAGALGMETEPQFDRPYLASSLRDFWGRRWNLMVSAVLRPSVYDPVRARAGSPAGVLATFLVSGLMHEGMVYYLSLRRPDGGMTAFFLLHGACCVAEGWCARRWAARGWPSPPRAVATVIVVVFVAGTAFWLFFPPLCKDGGEEKLLEEWAAVAAFFLDAGRKINGIVRSTD; encoded by the coding sequence ATGTGGGCACGAACACTGTCGTTAAAATACACTGACAACTCCAGACCGCCACAGCGGGCGCGCCAGCGAACATTATTGCCAGATCCATCCTCCTCCAGTGCAGTGCTAGATCGAGTGACAGAAAGACAGACACCGGCCGTGCAGTGCCGGTGGCGGCAAGTCGCGACGGCCATGGAGTTCCTTCTGGACAGCATCCCCATGGTGTCGCTGGCCGCCGCGGTCGCCGTACTGTACGCGCGCGTGTCGTCGTCGCTCCTCCGCCCCGGCCTCCCGCGCCTCGTCGCGCTGCTCCCGCTCTTCCCGTtcctcgccgccgcgcccctgGCCTTGACTTCCTCCGCCATCGTCCGGGGAACCGCCGCCTTCTTCCTCACCTGGCTCTGCGCGTTCAAGCTCGCCCTCCTCGCCGCCGGCCGCGGGCCGCTCGACCCCGCGCTCCCCGTGCTGCCATTCGTCTTCACCTCCCTGCTCCCCGTCAAGCTCCGGCCCTCCGGCGCCGGAGCGCCCAAAGCCAAGCCGTTGCCGTCGCTCCTCTCTTGCGCGGCCAAGGTCGCCGTCATAGCCGCCATCCTCCGCCTCTACCAGTACAACGCTCGGCTGCACCCCTACGCGCGCCGGGCAGTGTACGGCGTCCACATATACTGCTTCCTCGACCTCTTCTTCCCCTGCATCGCGGCGGCCGCCGGCGCGCTCGGCATGGAGACGGAGCCGCAGTTCGACCGCCCGTACCTGGCCTCCTCCCTACGCGACTTCTGGGGCCGCCGGTGGAACCTCATGGTCTCCGCCGTCCTCCGGCCGTCGGTGTACGACCCCGTGCGCGCGCGCGCCGGGAGCCCCGCCGGCGTGCTGGCCACCTTCCTGGTGTCCGGGCTGATGCACGAGGGCATGGTGTACTACCTCAGCCTCCGGCGCCCGGACGGCGGGATGACCGCCTTCTTCCTGCTCCACGGCGCTTGCTGCGTCGCCGAGGGGTGGTGCGCGCGGCGGTGGGCGGCGAGGGGGTGGCCGTCGCCGCCGCGTGCCGTGGCGACGGTGATTGTGGTGGTGTTCGTCGCGGGCACGGCGTTCTGGCTTTTCTTCCCGCCGCTGTGCAAGGACGGAGGCGAGGAGAAGCTGCTCGAGGAGTGGGCTGCCGTGGCGGCCTTCTTCCTCGACGCCGGCAGAAAGATTAATGGCATTGTACGTTCAACGGACTAA
- the LOC109739553 gene encoding probable long-chain-alcohol O-fatty-acyltransferase 4: MEFLQDSIPKVCLAAAAAALYARASSSLLRPGLPRLVALLPVLAFLAAAPLACTSSTNVRGTAAFFLAWLGTFKVALLAAGRGPLDPALPVLTFLFTALLPVKLRGAAAPAKAGKPVSLVSCAVKVAVIAVLLWLYQFSDRMHLYARLALYGVHMYCFFDLLLPCIAAAGGALGMEMEPQFDRPYLASSLRDFWGRRWNLMVSAILRPSVYDPVRARAGSAAGVLASFAVSGLMHEAMVCYLSLRWPPSGGMAAFFVLHGVCCVAEGWWARRWATSGWPPLQRPVATALVGLFVTATSFWLFFPALLPGVEEKLMEEWAAVGAFFLDAGGKVPSYGQRSKS, encoded by the coding sequence ATGGAGTTCCTGCAGGACAGCATCCCCAAGGTGTGcctcgccgccgcggccgccgcgcTGTACGCGCGCGCGTCGTCGTCCCTCCTCCGGCCCGGCCTCCCCCGCCTCGTCGCGCTGCTCCCGGTGCTCGCGTTCCTCGCCGCCGCGCCCTTGGCGTGCACTTCCTCCACCAACGTCCGGGGCACCGCCGCCTTCTTCCTCGCCTGGCTCGGCACATTCAAGGTCGCCCTCCTCGCCGCCGGCCGCGGGCCGCTCGACCCAGCGCTGCCCGTGCTCACGTTCCTCTTCACCGCCTTGCTCCCCGTCAAGCTCCGCGGAGCAGCGGCGCCGGCCAAGGCCGGCAAGCCGGTGTCGCTCGTTTCCTGCGCGGTCAAGGTCGCCGTCATAGCCGTCCTGCTCTGGCTCTACCAGTTCAGCGACCGGATGCACCTCTACGCGCGCCTCGCGCTGTACGGCGTCCACATGTACTGCTTCttcgacctcctcctcccctgcATCGCGGCCGCCGGCGGCGCGCTCGGCATGGAGATGGAGCCGCAGTTCGACCGGCCGTACCTGGCCTCGTCGCTGCGCGACTTCTGGGGCCGGCGGTGGAACCTCATGGTGTCCGCCATCCTCCGGCCGTCGGTCTACGACCCCGTGCGCGCCCGCGCAGGGAGCGCCGCCGGCGTGCTGGCCTCGTTCGCGGTGTCCGGGCTGATGCACGAGGCCATGGTGTGCTACCTCAGCCTGCGGTGGCCGCCCAGCGGCGGGATGGCCGCGTTCTTCGTCCTCCACGGCGTCTGCTGCGTCGCCGAGGGGTGGTGGGCGCGGCGGTGGGCGACGAGCGGGTGGCCGCCCCTGCAGCGCCCCGTGGCCACGGCGCTGGTGGGGCTGTTCGTGACGGCCACGTCGTTCTGGCTCTTCTTCCCGGCTCTTCTTCCCGGGGTCGAGGAGAAGCTGATGGAGGAGTGGGCCGCAGTGGGGGCTTTCTTCCTCGACGCCGGCGGGAAAGTTCCGTCGTATGGTCAACGGAGCAAAAGTTAG
- the LOC109733817 gene encoding ananain-like, translated as MAFPPGRWPAITTAISLAWAWVAASGRGVDGGDMLMMDRFLRWQATHNRSYPSAGERLRRFQVYHDNVDYVDATNRRGNLTYRLGENQFADLTRKEFLAKFMSYDGNDRTEDDNTVITTAQGADANMWSSGGVNVSLDPASVDWRAKGAVVPPKTQTSSCFSSWAFTAVATIESLHSIKTGKLVPLSEQQLPVAAAIELGSDIQFYKSGVYSGPCGTRLQHVVTVVGYDADESTGEKFWIVKNSSGQTWGERGYTRREKPLSMQRRILGPGLCGIMLDVAYPTMSM; from the exons ATGGCTTTCCCCCCTGGCAGATGGCCGGCGATCACTACTGCGATCTCGCTGGCATGGGCATGGGTGGCGGCGAGCGGCCGCGGGGTCGACGGGGGCGACATGCTGATGATGGACAGGTTCCTCCGGTGGCAGGCCACGCACAACCGATCGTACCCGAGCGCGGGGGAGAGGCTGCGGCGCTTCCAGGTGTACCACGACAACGTGGATTACGTCGACGCCACCAACCGCCGCGGCAACCTCACCTACCGGCTCGGCGAGAACCAGTTCGCCGACCTCACCCGGAAGGAGTTCCTCGCCAAGTTCATGTCTTACGACGGCAACGATCGCACCGAGGATGATAATACGGTCATCACGACGGCCCAGGGCGCCGACGCCAACATGTGGTCGTCTGGCGGCGTCAATGTCTCCTTGGATCCGGCCAGCGTGGACTGGAGGGCCAAAGGAGCCGTGGTGCCGCCCAAGACGCAAACCTCATCGTGTT TCAGCAGCTGGGCGTTCACGGCGGTGGCGACGATCGAGAGCCTCCACTCGATCAAGACGGGGAAGCTGGTGCCCCTCTCGGAGCAGCAGCTG CCCGTGGCCGCGGCCATCGAGCTCGGCAGCGACATACAGTTCTATAAGAGCGGCGTCTACTCGGGCCCCTGCGGGACGCGTCTCCAGCATGTCGTCACCGTCGTCGGCTACGACGCCGATGAGTCCACAGGTGAGAAGTTCTGGATCGTCAAGAACTCGTCGGGCCAGACGTGGGGCGAGCGCGGCTACACCCGTAGGGAAA AACCACTCTCCATGCAGCGCAGAATCCTGGGCCCGGGGCTCTGTGGCATCATGCTCGATGTCGCCTACCCGACCATGTCAATGTGA
- the LOC109778844 gene encoding xylanase inhibitor protein 1: MAFRRPLAFHHECMLVIAFVLVSCLAGAATAKQTGQLTVFWGRNAGEGTLREACDTGLYSTVVISFYSVFGHGRYWGDLSGHPLAGVGADIKHCQSRNILVLLSIGGPGNGYSLPSSASAAAVADNLWNAHLGGRRNGVYRPFGDAAVDGIDFYIDQGAPDHYDELASRLDGYNRFYRGRKGVRLTATPRCGLPDRRLGAALRTGLFERIHVRFYGNDTCSLGKGGTYGVVGQWEKWTAAFPRTQVYLGLAPAESGVPEGAQGTVAVYLKYLYYDLLPKVQKANNYGGVMVWDRFADKKTRWSSVVSGWA; the protein is encoded by the coding sequence ATGGCGTTCCGACGCCCTCTCGCATTCCACCATGAGTGCATGCTCGTGATCGCCTTCGTGCTGGTCTCCTGTCTCGCCGGCGCCGCCACGGCGAAGCAGACGGGCCAGCTGACCGTGTTCTGGGGCCGGAACGCCGGCGAGGGCACGCTGCGCGAGGCCTGCGACACGGGGCTCTACTCCACCGTCGTCATCTCCTTCTACAGCGTCTTCGGGCACGGCCGCTACTGGGGCGACCTCTCCGGCCACCCTCTCGCCGGCGTCGGTGCCGACATCAAGCACTGCCAGTCCAGGAACATCCTCGTCCTCCTCTCCATCGGCGGGCCCGGGAACGGCTACTCCCTCCCGTCCTCCGCCTCCGCCGCAGCCGTCGCCGACAACCTCTGGAACGCGCACCTCGGCGGGCGCCGGAACGGCGTGTACCGCCCGTTCGGCGACGCCGCCGTCGACGGCATCGACTTCTACATCGACCAGGGCGCCCCCGACCACTACGACGAGCTGGCCAGCCGCCTTGACGGGTACAACCGGTTCTACCGCGGCCGGAAGGGTGTGCGCCTGACGGCCACGCCGCGGTGCGGGTTGCCCGACCGCCGCCTGGGGGCGGCGCTCCGGACGGGGCTGTTCGAGCGCATCCACGTCAGGTTCTACGGCAACGACACATGCTCGCTGGGGAAGGGCGGCACGTACGGCGTGGTAGGGCAGTGGGAGAAGTGGACGGCGGCGTTCCCGAGGACGCAGGTGTACCTGGGCCTCGCGCCGGCGGAGAGTGGCGTGCCGGAGGGGGCGCAGGGCACCGTCGCCGTTTACCTCAAGTACCTGTACTACGACCTGCTGCCCAAGGTGCAGAAGGCCAACAACTATGGCGGGGTCATGGTCTGGGACAGGTTCGCCGACAAGAAGACACGCTGGAGCAGCGTCGTCAGCGGATGGGCCTGA